One genomic region from Arthrobacter pigmenti encodes:
- a CDS encoding polyribonucleotide nucleotidyltransferase, producing MEGPEIQFAEAVIDNGRFGQRTVRFETGRVAQQAAGAAMVYIDEDTALLSATTAGKSPREGFDFFPLTVDVEERMYAAGRIPGSFFRREGRPSTEAILACRLMDRPLRPAFVKGLRNEVQIVVTVLAINPDVRYDVVAINAASMSTQLSGLPFSGPIGGVRVALVSDGKGEDQWIAFPKHSELENSVFDMVVAGRIVGDDVAIMMVEAEATDNSWSLIKEDGATAPTEEVVADGLEAAKPFIRALCEAQSDLAGRAAKPTVEFPVFKDYEDDVFAAVESAAGSRLAEIFTIADKQEREDAANAYRTETIEALAGQFEGREKEIAGAFNSVTKKVVRQRILRDQVRIDGRGLSDIRKLTAEVEVLPRVHGSAIFERGETQIMGVTTLNMLKMEQQIDSLSPVTRKRYMHNYNFPPYSTGETGRVGSPKRREIGHGALAERALVPVLPSREEFPYAIRQVSEALSSNGSTSMGSVCASTLSLLNAGVPLKAPVAGIAMGLVSDEVDGQTRYAALTDILGAEDAFGDMDFKVAGTSEFVTAIQLDTKLDGIPASVLAAALKQAREARLHILGVLDAAIDAPDELSEFAPRIISVKIPVDKIGEVIGPKGKMINQIQEDTGADISIEDDGTVLIGATDGSSAEAARAAVNAIANPQVPEIGERYLGTVVKTTTFGAFVSLTPGKDGLLHISELRKLAGGKRVDNVDDVVSVGQKVQVEITKIDDRGKLSLSPVVAEDPANESAGGVGDDASRAHAQEPAEGSDEN from the coding sequence TTGGAGGGTCCCGAAATCCAGTTCGCCGAAGCCGTTATTGACAACGGTCGGTTCGGCCAGCGCACTGTTCGCTTCGAAACCGGGCGCGTCGCCCAGCAGGCCGCAGGCGCTGCCATGGTTTACATTGACGAGGACACCGCGCTCCTCTCTGCCACCACTGCCGGAAAGTCCCCGCGTGAGGGCTTCGATTTCTTCCCGCTGACTGTGGACGTCGAGGAGCGTATGTACGCTGCCGGCCGAATCCCGGGCTCGTTCTTCCGCCGCGAAGGCCGCCCGTCCACCGAGGCAATCCTCGCCTGCCGGCTGATGGACCGCCCGCTGCGTCCGGCCTTCGTGAAGGGCCTGCGCAATGAGGTCCAGATCGTCGTCACGGTTCTGGCGATCAACCCGGACGTCCGGTACGACGTCGTCGCCATCAATGCGGCGTCCATGTCCACTCAGTTGTCCGGCCTGCCGTTCTCCGGCCCGATCGGCGGTGTTCGCGTTGCACTGGTATCGGATGGCAAGGGCGAAGATCAGTGGATTGCTTTCCCAAAGCACTCCGAGCTCGAGAATTCAGTATTCGACATGGTGGTCGCAGGCCGCATTGTCGGAGACGACGTCGCCATCATGATGGTCGAGGCCGAAGCCACAGACAACTCCTGGTCCCTGATCAAGGAGGACGGCGCCACTGCTCCCACCGAAGAGGTTGTCGCTGACGGTCTTGAGGCCGCCAAGCCGTTCATCCGCGCGCTGTGTGAGGCACAGTCGGACCTCGCCGGCCGCGCTGCCAAGCCGACGGTCGAGTTCCCCGTGTTCAAGGATTACGAGGACGACGTCTTCGCGGCGGTTGAAAGTGCTGCCGGTTCCCGTCTGGCGGAAATCTTCACGATCGCCGACAAGCAGGAGCGTGAAGATGCAGCGAACGCCTACCGCACCGAGACCATTGAGGCCCTCGCCGGACAGTTCGAAGGCCGCGAGAAGGAAATCGCCGGAGCGTTCAACTCCGTGACCAAGAAGGTTGTCCGTCAGCGGATCCTTCGCGACCAGGTCCGCATTGATGGCCGCGGCCTCAGCGACATCCGTAAGCTGACCGCCGAGGTCGAGGTCCTTCCGAGGGTTCACGGTTCGGCGATCTTCGAACGCGGTGAGACCCAGATCATGGGCGTCACCACGCTGAACATGCTCAAAATGGAGCAGCAGATCGACTCCCTGTCGCCTGTGACCCGCAAGCGCTACATGCACAACTACAACTTCCCGCCTTACTCCACGGGCGAGACCGGCCGCGTCGGTTCGCCGAAGCGTCGCGAGATCGGACACGGCGCCCTTGCCGAACGCGCCCTCGTCCCGGTCCTGCCCAGCCGCGAGGAATTCCCTTACGCCATCCGTCAGGTCTCAGAAGCGCTCAGCTCCAACGGTTCGACGTCGATGGGCTCGGTCTGCGCCTCGACCCTGTCGCTGCTCAACGCCGGTGTGCCCCTCAAGGCGCCGGTTGCAGGTATCGCCATGGGCCTGGTCTCCGACGAGGTTGACGGCCAGACCCGCTACGCTGCGCTCACCGACATCCTCGGTGCCGAAGACGCGTTCGGCGACATGGACTTCAAGGTTGCCGGTACCTCCGAGTTCGTGACCGCCATCCAGTTGGACACCAAACTCGACGGCATCCCCGCCTCAGTGCTCGCCGCCGCGCTGAAGCAGGCCCGCGAAGCCCGCCTGCACATCCTCGGGGTCCTCGACGCTGCGATCGATGCGCCGGATGAGCTCTCCGAGTTTGCTCCGCGCATCATCTCGGTGAAGATCCCCGTGGACAAGATCGGCGAGGTCATCGGCCCCAAGGGCAAGATGATCAACCAGATCCAGGAAGACACCGGTGCCGACATCTCGATCGAAGACGACGGCACGGTCCTGATCGGGGCCACCGACGGCTCATCGGCGGAGGCAGCACGAGCAGCAGTCAACGCGATTGCGAACCCGCAGGTTCCTGAGATCGGCGAGCGCTACCTGGGCACGGTCGTCAAGACCACGACGTTCGGCGCATTTGTCTCGCTCACTCCCGGCAAGGACGGGCTGCTGCACATCTCCGAGCTGCGGAAGCTCGCCGGTGGCAAGCGTGTGGACAACGTCGACGACGTGGTTTCCGTAGGCCAGAAGGTACAGGTCGAAATCACCAAGATCGATGACCGCGGAAAGCTCTCGCTCTCGCCTGTCGTCGCGGAGGACCCGGCGAACGAGTCCGCTGGCGGTGTCGGTGACGACGCTTCGCGCGCCCACGCGCAGGAGCCGGCCGAAGGCAGCGACGAGAACTAG
- a CDS encoding DUF4345 domain-containing protein → MSGSTPENSPRDGRTTPTAAGERQSATGSPNPVASGGASARDRATSGKIDGLNEAGKPSNAGKPNHTGESNKRNKNVTGNTKTAKEGNDWSVFRTVVVLVGLVIAGFGTYYLITGTAGLPETGDGAVNPTLENQFRFFAAMMIGVGAAFVTIAIKFQWANMLWLVCLMVFIGGIGRVLSWAFSGTPHFLLIILMVVELAFPATLLVWHRYIAKTSEMRQEYAARS, encoded by the coding sequence ATGAGTGGTAGCACCCCAGAGAATTCGCCGCGGGATGGGCGGACAACGCCGACAGCAGCAGGTGAACGGCAGAGCGCAACCGGATCCCCGAATCCTGTCGCGAGCGGTGGCGCGTCGGCCCGCGACAGGGCGACTTCGGGCAAGATCGACGGGCTGAATGAGGCAGGCAAGCCGAGTAATGCCGGCAAGCCGAACCACACCGGGGAGTCGAACAAGCGCAATAAGAACGTGACCGGCAACACCAAGACAGCCAAAGAAGGCAACGACTGGAGTGTCTTCCGGACCGTCGTCGTACTTGTTGGTCTGGTCATCGCCGGATTCGGGACCTACTACTTGATCACCGGCACAGCTGGGCTTCCCGAAACCGGCGACGGCGCAGTGAACCCCACGCTGGAGAACCAGTTCCGTTTCTTCGCCGCAATGATGATCGGGGTCGGCGCGGCCTTCGTGACGATCGCCATCAAGTTCCAATGGGCCAACATGCTGTGGCTCGTGTGCCTCATGGTATTCATCGGTGGGATCGGACGTGTGCTCTCCTGGGCTTTCTCGGGCACACCCCACTTCCTCCTCATCATTCTTATGGTGGTTGAGCTGGCATTTCCCGCTACTTTGTTGGTGTGGCACCGGTACATTGCGAAGACCAGCGAGATGCGGCAGGAATACGCAGCCCGCTCCTAG
- a CDS encoding M16 family metallopeptidase, which translates to MTDTGRNVPVELPLTQGSSSDAAMLVAGTPGGALVRRSVLPGGVRVLTEAMPGQRSATIGFWVGVGSRDEAEGQHGSTHFLEHLLFKGTNRRSALDIAAAFDEVGGESNAATAKENTCYYARVLDTDLPMAIDVIADMVTSAVIDPDELEQERSVILEEIAMDSDDPADVAHEKFVEAVFGSHSLGRPIGGTPEAIMAVPRESVLDHYRRFYRPEELVVTAAGGLDHDSVCALVSEALERSGWPLAADASPVARRTTAPAALVGTGGLQVIRRAVEQANVLVGCPAMTATDDRRFVMSVLNAVLGGGMSSRLFQEIREKRGLVYSTYSFSASYADAGYFAMYAGCSPAKTGQVIGLLTAELERLASEGISSAELRRAIGQLSGGMVLSLEDSGSRMSRLGRAELVSGEFLGLDLTLERVNAVTADQIQLLAGELAAAPRTITVVGPFDGDAELGPQTGWWGAERPNSALN; encoded by the coding sequence ATGACTGATACTGGACGCAACGTTCCCGTGGAACTGCCACTCACACAGGGAAGTTCCTCAGATGCAGCGATGCTTGTGGCAGGGACTCCGGGTGGCGCCCTCGTCCGTCGCTCAGTGCTCCCGGGTGGGGTGCGGGTACTCACCGAGGCAATGCCGGGGCAGCGGTCGGCCACCATCGGTTTCTGGGTCGGGGTGGGATCGCGCGACGAGGCTGAGGGCCAGCATGGTTCGACGCACTTCCTTGAGCACCTCCTGTTCAAGGGCACCAATCGACGCAGTGCCCTGGACATTGCCGCGGCCTTCGACGAAGTGGGCGGAGAGTCCAACGCAGCTACTGCGAAGGAGAACACCTGCTATTACGCGCGGGTGCTCGATACTGATCTGCCGATGGCCATCGACGTCATTGCGGACATGGTGACTTCCGCGGTGATTGACCCCGATGAGCTCGAACAGGAGCGCTCAGTCATCCTTGAGGAAATCGCCATGGACAGCGACGATCCCGCCGACGTCGCGCACGAGAAGTTCGTTGAGGCAGTGTTCGGATCCCACTCTCTGGGGCGCCCTATCGGCGGAACACCCGAAGCGATCATGGCGGTCCCAAGGGAATCCGTGCTGGACCATTACCGACGGTTCTACCGCCCCGAAGAGTTGGTCGTGACGGCTGCCGGCGGGCTGGATCATGATTCCGTCTGCGCCCTTGTGAGCGAGGCCTTGGAGCGTTCGGGCTGGCCGCTTGCCGCGGATGCTTCGCCGGTAGCGCGCCGTACAACTGCCCCTGCAGCACTCGTCGGGACCGGCGGCTTACAGGTCATCCGCCGCGCTGTGGAGCAGGCCAACGTCCTGGTGGGGTGTCCTGCCATGACCGCAACGGACGACCGGCGGTTTGTCATGAGCGTCCTGAACGCTGTGTTGGGCGGCGGCATGTCTTCCAGGCTATTCCAGGAGATTCGCGAGAAGCGTGGTTTGGTGTATTCGACCTACTCATTCTCTGCTTCCTACGCAGATGCGGGCTACTTCGCGATGTACGCGGGGTGCAGCCCGGCCAAGACCGGCCAGGTGATCGGATTGTTGACGGCCGAGCTTGAGCGCCTGGCATCGGAAGGCATCAGTTCCGCCGAGCTGCGCAGGGCAATCGGCCAGCTCTCCGGCGGTATGGTGCTTTCGCTGGAGGACAGCGGTTCGAGGATGTCCCGGCTGGGACGGGCCGAGCTGGTCAGTGGAGAGTTCCTCGGACTCGACCTGACTCTCGAGCGGGTCAACGCGGTGACGGCGGATCAAATTCAATTGCTTGCCGGCGAACTGGCCGCGGCTCCCCGCACGATCACGGTCGTGGGTCCTTTCGACGGCGACGCCGAGTTGGGCCCCCAAACCGGCTGGTGGGGCGCGGAGCGACCTAATTCCGCACTGAACTAA
- the truB gene encoding tRNA pseudouridine(55) synthase TruB: protein MNSGQVQSGLVIVDKPQGWTSHDVVGRIRRLAGTRKVGHAGTLDPMATGVLVVGINRATRLLTYIVGTSKTYSATIRLGQSTVTDDAEGEGVSEASAAAVSPNAIKSAVAALTGSIDQVPSSVSAIKVKGERAYARVRSGEDVTLPARPVTIHRFEIHDIRRIDGGKVQDVDVSVKCSSGTYVRALARDVGAALEVGGHLTALRRCEVGPYSLEQAATLDDLALDFRVLGIDQAARALFPARELSESEADDVSHGRRIHASGTVRGGLTSHESSAADNRPIAGFAPDGTLVALLEDRGEEAKPVLVFAPGQGGGGA, encoded by the coding sequence GTGAATTCGGGGCAGGTCCAGTCAGGACTCGTAATTGTGGACAAGCCGCAGGGCTGGACCAGCCATGACGTGGTCGGGAGAATCCGGCGATTGGCCGGCACCCGGAAGGTCGGCCACGCGGGCACACTCGATCCGATGGCGACCGGTGTTCTAGTGGTCGGAATCAACCGGGCTACCCGGCTGCTGACCTATATCGTCGGGACTTCGAAGACTTACTCCGCCACCATCCGGTTGGGGCAGTCGACCGTTACTGACGATGCCGAGGGCGAAGGGGTTTCGGAGGCAAGTGCTGCCGCGGTGTCACCTAATGCAATCAAGTCGGCCGTCGCGGCGCTCACCGGGAGCATTGACCAGGTTCCAAGTAGCGTCAGCGCCATCAAGGTCAAGGGCGAGCGTGCCTATGCGCGGGTACGGTCAGGGGAAGACGTGACGCTCCCTGCCCGGCCGGTGACAATCCATCGTTTCGAGATTCACGACATCCGGCGCATCGACGGCGGAAAAGTGCAGGACGTCGACGTGAGCGTGAAATGCAGTTCCGGAACTTATGTGCGGGCCTTGGCCCGCGATGTGGGGGCCGCGCTTGAAGTCGGAGGCCACCTGACCGCCTTACGGCGCTGTGAAGTAGGACCGTATTCGCTGGAACAGGCAGCGACGCTCGATGACCTGGCACTCGATTTTCGCGTTCTCGGTATTGATCAGGCAGCACGTGCGCTTTTCCCGGCGCGGGAGTTGAGCGAATCAGAAGCCGACGATGTGTCGCACGGCAGGCGTATCCACGCTTCTGGAACGGTTCGGGGGGGACTAACCTCTCACGAATCCTCCGCGGCGGACAACCGGCCGATCGCCGGTTTCGCTCCGGACGGGACTCTGGTGGCACTGCTTGAGGACCGGGGGGAGGAAGCGAAACCTGTGCTCGTTTTCGCACCGGGGCAGGGCGGTGGCGGCGCATGA
- the glp gene encoding gephyrin-like molybdotransferase Glp, with protein MTRTVEEHQQAVLGLLRYSSGFADRPADTLPLAAARGRVLGEDVHAPVSLPPFDNSQMDGYAVHGADLAHGNGSLHLTVASPVPAGAVPEPLKPGSAAPIMTGAMIPEGAAAVVPIERAEPSQFPTPSQYRGQHELTVELPLVEEGLFIRGEGSDLEAGSVALTAGAVLGPAQLGLLAACGLSEVRVRPKFLVLLLTTGDEVQEPGGPLGPGRIFDANTTLLQTALEDAGASVRRHSVLTDDPDELRSALKSVGGGVNLILSTGGISKGAYEVVKQALEDSSVEFLSVAMQPGGPQAIGTIDGVPFLGFPGNPVSALVSFEMFLRPALAVVAGIPGNRVCLTARLAEDIQSPENKHQVRRGIYIDRSGQGEGIGTATVQGGAGSHLLHALASSNALLHFPVGTGALEAGAPIAVWLLDELRGGIQPTHPSNPNREAYP; from the coding sequence ATGACAAGAACAGTTGAAGAACACCAGCAGGCAGTGCTGGGTCTGCTGCGTTACAGCAGCGGTTTCGCGGACCGCCCGGCAGACACTTTGCCGCTCGCCGCTGCGCGCGGAAGGGTGCTGGGGGAGGACGTCCACGCGCCCGTCAGTCTGCCGCCGTTCGATAACTCGCAGATGGACGGCTACGCCGTCCACGGCGCGGATCTAGCGCACGGGAACGGTAGCCTCCACCTCACGGTGGCAAGCCCTGTCCCGGCCGGCGCGGTGCCCGAGCCTTTGAAACCGGGTTCTGCCGCACCCATCATGACCGGTGCCATGATCCCGGAGGGAGCTGCCGCCGTCGTACCCATCGAGCGGGCAGAACCTTCGCAGTTCCCCACACCCTCGCAGTACCGCGGGCAGCACGAGCTCACCGTGGAACTTCCGCTGGTGGAGGAGGGACTGTTCATACGCGGCGAGGGCAGCGACCTCGAAGCGGGAAGTGTTGCTCTTACGGCAGGAGCAGTCCTGGGACCGGCGCAGCTGGGTCTGCTTGCTGCATGCGGGCTGTCTGAGGTTCGTGTTCGTCCCAAGTTCCTCGTTCTGCTCCTGACCACCGGGGACGAGGTACAGGAACCGGGTGGCCCCTTGGGGCCGGGACGGATCTTCGACGCCAACACCACGCTGCTGCAGACCGCGCTAGAGGATGCAGGAGCATCGGTGCGGCGGCACAGTGTCCTGACCGATGATCCGGATGAGCTTCGGAGTGCGTTGAAATCAGTCGGCGGAGGGGTCAACCTGATCCTGAGCACCGGGGGAATCAGCAAGGGCGCCTACGAAGTAGTGAAGCAGGCGCTGGAGGACAGCAGTGTGGAGTTCCTGTCAGTGGCGATGCAGCCGGGCGGTCCACAGGCGATCGGCACGATTGACGGTGTTCCTTTCCTCGGATTCCCAGGAAACCCCGTGAGCGCGCTCGTTTCCTTCGAGATGTTCCTGCGACCCGCCCTCGCTGTAGTCGCGGGGATACCGGGAAACCGCGTCTGCCTTACCGCCAGACTGGCCGAGGACATCCAGTCCCCGGAAAACAAGCATCAGGTCCGCCGCGGGATCTACATCGACCGCTCCGGGCAGGGCGAGGGCATCGGCACGGCCACAGTGCAGGGCGGTGCGGGCTCCCATCTGCTCCATGCTCTGGCATCATCGAACGCGCTCCTTCATTTTCCCGTCGGAACAGGGGCACTGGAGGCTGGTGCGCCTATTGCCGTCTGGCTTCTGGATGAACTGCGCGGCGGGATTCAGCCGACACATCCCAGCAACCCCAACCGGGAGGCCTATCCATGA
- the moaA gene encoding GTP 3',8-cyclase MoaA, translating into MGIRLGIPQVGGPPPDGGLIDSYGRRATDMRLSLTDKCNLRCTYCMPAEGLDWLQKNQVLTRAEIVRLVGIGVSRLGIRELRLTGGEPLVRADLIDIIADIRDQHPELPISLTTNGLGLDKKAQRLKDAGLTRINVSMDSLHPDTFAQLTRRPFLDRVLRGIEAADAVGLGLVKINAVLMRGINDHEAPDLLEWAVSRGFELRFIEQMPLDADHGWTREGMITAGEIRELLATNFTLTPDPRNRDGAPAERWEVRRSTAPDVVVGVVGIIASVTEPFCADCRRTRVTAEGKIMSCLFSREETDLRDLLRSGANDEAVAQRWQEAMWAKPKAHGMDHTGLGAADFVQPDRSMSAIGG; encoded by the coding sequence ATGGGAATCCGACTTGGAATACCTCAGGTAGGCGGTCCGCCCCCTGACGGCGGGCTGATCGACTCCTATGGCCGCCGGGCGACGGACATGCGCCTTTCGCTGACGGACAAATGTAATCTGCGCTGCACTTACTGCATGCCGGCTGAAGGACTTGACTGGCTGCAGAAGAATCAGGTGCTCACACGTGCGGAGATCGTTCGGCTTGTCGGCATCGGTGTGTCCCGGCTGGGCATCCGCGAGTTGAGACTGACCGGCGGTGAGCCGCTGGTCAGGGCGGATCTGATCGACATCATCGCCGACATCCGCGACCAGCATCCGGAGCTTCCCATTTCGCTGACAACAAACGGGCTGGGGCTTGATAAGAAGGCGCAGCGCCTGAAGGATGCCGGTCTTACGAGGATCAATGTCTCCATGGACTCGCTGCATCCGGACACTTTCGCGCAGCTCACCCGACGCCCGTTTTTGGACCGGGTGCTGCGCGGAATCGAGGCTGCCGACGCAGTCGGACTCGGGCTGGTGAAAATCAACGCTGTACTGATGCGCGGCATAAACGACCACGAGGCGCCGGATCTTTTGGAATGGGCTGTTTCCCGCGGCTTCGAACTCCGCTTCATCGAACAGATGCCGCTGGATGCGGATCATGGGTGGACCCGTGAGGGCATGATCACGGCGGGCGAGATCCGGGAACTGCTCGCGACAAATTTCACGCTGACCCCGGACCCGCGCAATCGTGACGGCGCGCCCGCCGAACGGTGGGAAGTGCGCCGATCGACCGCGCCCGACGTCGTCGTCGGTGTGGTTGGAATCATCGCGTCAGTGACCGAGCCCTTCTGCGCGGATTGTCGGCGCACGCGGGTCACGGCTGAAGGCAAGATCATGAGCTGCCTGTTCTCCCGTGAGGAGACGGATCTCCGGGACCTCCTGCGGTCCGGGGCCAACGACGAAGCCGTCGCCCAGCGCTGGCAGGAAGCGATGTGGGCAAAGCCCAAGGCGCACGGAATGGACCACACGGGGTTGGGCGCTGCGGACTTTGTCCAGCCCGACCGCAGCATGAGCGCGATCGGCGGCTGA
- the rpsO gene encoding 30S ribosomal protein S15, whose protein sequence is MALDAALKQEIIKEYATSEGDTGSPEVQIAMLSRRILDLTEHLKMHKHDHHTRRGLLLLVGRRRRLLDYLHDTDITRYRTLIERLGLRR, encoded by the coding sequence GTGGCACTTGACGCCGCTCTGAAGCAGGAAATCATCAAGGAATACGCAACCTCTGAAGGTGACACAGGTTCGCCCGAGGTGCAGATTGCGATGCTTTCCCGCCGCATTCTCGACCTGACTGAACACCTCAAGATGCACAAGCACGACCACCACACGCGTCGTGGTCTGCTGCTTCTGGTGGGTCGTCGTCGTCGTCTGCTGGATTACCTGCATGACACCGACATCACGCGCTACCGTACGCTCATTGAGCGCCTCGGCCTGCGTCGTTAG
- a CDS encoding pyridoxal phosphate-dependent aminotransferase has translation MPSIAAHVKQVPANQIREITQAAWTRPDAIVLSIGEPAFPVPRHILDAGIAALDRDETNYTPNEGLTPLRSAFAARFGDRNGIELDASRVYVTAGAQQGLHLAMSMLLGAGDEVLIPNPGYPTFGMTARLVHGVPVDYPLRPGNGFQPQVRDLEELVSDRTRVLVLNSPSNPLGAVFSESLTRDLVAFAERHDLWILSDECYEAFTYDVPHVSPARFDESSTRVITSLTLSKTYGLTGLRIGALILPDGLGPQFNAVMESIVSCVGASPQYAAVAALTGPEDYIETAAAHYRSNRDAATAALRALNIEFLDAQGAFYLWADLSHATGGDVRSWVHTFLAEEGVAVAPGTAFGSNGEGWIRLALCTETESLLTGVSRLPRRS, from the coding sequence ATGCCCTCCATCGCAGCCCATGTGAAACAAGTGCCGGCCAACCAGATCCGGGAGATTACCCAAGCGGCGTGGACGCGCCCGGACGCCATAGTGCTCAGCATCGGAGAGCCCGCCTTTCCCGTCCCGCGGCACATACTCGATGCCGGGATCGCTGCACTGGACCGCGACGAAACCAACTACACGCCTAACGAGGGCCTCACTCCCCTCCGCAGCGCATTCGCAGCCCGGTTCGGCGACCGCAACGGCATCGAACTCGATGCGTCCCGGGTCTATGTAACGGCCGGCGCGCAACAAGGGCTTCACCTCGCGATGAGCATGCTGCTGGGCGCCGGCGACGAGGTCCTCATCCCCAATCCCGGCTACCCCACCTTCGGGATGACGGCACGGCTGGTGCATGGCGTACCGGTGGACTATCCCCTGCGGCCCGGTAACGGGTTCCAGCCACAGGTCCGCGATCTCGAAGAACTCGTCAGCGATCGCACCCGCGTGCTCGTCCTGAACTCGCCGTCGAATCCGCTCGGTGCGGTCTTCAGCGAGAGCCTGACCCGGGACCTCGTTGCTTTCGCCGAACGCCACGATCTGTGGATCCTCTCGGACGAATGCTATGAAGCGTTCACCTACGACGTCCCGCACGTGAGCCCCGCTCGCTTCGATGAATCGAGCACGCGTGTAATCACCTCCCTGACCCTGTCGAAGACATACGGGCTGACGGGCCTTCGGATCGGTGCCCTGATTCTGCCTGACGGACTGGGACCCCAGTTCAACGCCGTCATGGAATCAATCGTCTCGTGTGTGGGGGCATCACCCCAATACGCTGCGGTCGCTGCACTCACCGGACCAGAGGACTACATCGAGACGGCCGCCGCCCACTATCGGTCTAATCGTGATGCCGCGACAGCGGCGCTCAGAGCCCTCAACATTGAGTTCCTCGATGCGCAGGGCGCGTTCTACCTGTGGGCCGACCTGTCACACGCGACGGGCGGCGACGTGCGTTCGTGGGTGCATACATTCCTCGCCGAAGAAGGCGTCGCAGTCGCGCCCGGCACAGCGTTCGGATCAAATGGCGAGGGTTGGATACGCCTTGCCCTATGCACTGAAACAGAAAGCCTGCTCACTGGTGTGAGCAGGCTTCCGCGCCGTTCCTGA
- a CDS encoding bifunctional riboflavin kinase/FAD synthetase: protein MFYWRDLADVPDGFGPSVLTIGNFDGVHRGHQVVLEQLVSAASERNAAAVVISFDPHPAQVHRPDSAPELIMGLQDRTETLGDTGIDALLMMHYTLELAALTPEEFVRSVLVEGLRAKAVVIGHDVRFGRANSGDLSTMQSLGEQLGFDVIVIDDYGSSLRTSTTAAGERRCSSTWVREALEAGDVSTATRILGRPHRMRGEVVHGAARGRALGFPTANLASASTGYVPADGVYAGWLIDSSQVRWPAAISVGSNPTFDGLSRQVEAHVIDRPLEEIDVFDLYGQTVVVEFVRRLRGMVAYRGPEALVEQMRLDVDQTRKVLSTEQRAYG from the coding sequence GTGTTCTACTGGAGAGACCTGGCCGATGTGCCCGACGGCTTTGGTCCATCGGTTCTCACCATCGGAAATTTTGACGGCGTGCACCGCGGTCACCAGGTAGTTCTGGAGCAGTTGGTGAGCGCCGCATCCGAACGAAACGCTGCCGCCGTCGTTATCTCTTTCGACCCGCACCCGGCGCAGGTTCACCGCCCGGACAGCGCCCCCGAACTCATCATGGGCCTGCAGGACCGGACGGAGACACTTGGGGACACCGGGATCGACGCCCTGCTCATGATGCACTACACGCTGGAGCTCGCTGCACTGACGCCCGAGGAATTCGTGCGCTCGGTGCTGGTCGAGGGTCTGCGCGCCAAGGCGGTTGTGATCGGACACGATGTCCGCTTCGGACGGGCTAATTCCGGGGATCTCTCCACAATGCAGTCGCTCGGCGAGCAACTTGGTTTCGATGTCATCGTCATCGACGACTACGGCTCAAGTCTGCGCACCAGCACGACGGCGGCGGGAGAGCGCCGCTGTTCGTCCACCTGGGTGCGTGAGGCACTGGAGGCTGGGGATGTCAGCACTGCAACGCGCATCCTGGGCCGGCCGCACCGGATGCGCGGCGAGGTGGTGCACGGCGCGGCGCGGGGGCGCGCCCTCGGTTTTCCAACAGCCAATCTCGCTTCCGCTTCCACCGGCTATGTACCGGCGGACGGCGTCTATGCCGGCTGGCTGATAGACAGTAGTCAGGTGCGCTGGCCCGCCGCAATTTCGGTCGGGTCGAATCCGACGTTTGACGGCCTCAGCCGGCAGGTCGAGGCGCACGTGATTGACCGGCCTCTGGAGGAAATCGACGTCTTCGACCTCTACGGGCAGACCGTCGTCGTCGAGTTCGTGCGGCGATTACGCGGCATGGTCGCCTACCGTGGACCGGAGGCGCTGGTCGAACAGATGCGTCTCGACGTCGATCAGACCCGGAAGGTCCTTTCGACAGAACAGCGTGCCTACGGGTAA
- a CDS encoding MoaD/ThiS family protein, with amino-acid sequence MLVRYFGAAQAAAGVAEERLGLGGVPFAAVLEEIRDLHPDGEPSMSRVLERSSFLLNEVSLRDRATVIGGEDVLDVLPPFAGG; translated from the coding sequence TTGCTGGTTCGGTACTTCGGAGCCGCCCAGGCGGCCGCGGGCGTCGCTGAAGAGCGTCTAGGACTGGGCGGTGTGCCGTTCGCCGCAGTGCTTGAAGAAATACGGGATCTGCATCCCGATGGAGAGCCCTCGATGAGCCGGGTTCTCGAACGCAGCAGCTTCCTGCTCAACGAGGTTTCGCTGCGTGATCGGGCAACGGTGATCGGCGGGGAGGACGTACTCGACGTCCTCCCGCCGTTCGCCGGGGGCTAG